Proteins from one Bradyrhizobium amphicarpaeae genomic window:
- a CDS encoding tyrosine-protein phosphatase has protein sequence MSDSPARHLALQGASNFRDLGGYRTTDGRVTRWRHIFRSNHLGLLTADDVETVRALGVRSAFDFRGVEERAAGICVVSEITVHSLPIEPSVVAALRTELARGTLTAPVALELMRESYRNYVRHHTNSFRNLFGHLLEDRAPLVIHCTAGKDRTGFASALILHALGVPDEIIAEDYLLTNRHYKRDATAATDLPEDVRNAIGSVEASYLAAAFEAIGREYGDLETYLRDGLKLGAAERTALKERYLES, from the coding sequence ATGTCAGATTCCCCTGCCCGTCACCTCGCCCTGCAAGGCGCCAGCAATTTTCGCGATCTCGGCGGCTACAGGACCACCGACGGCCGCGTCACGCGCTGGCGTCACATCTTCCGCTCCAACCATCTCGGCCTGCTCACCGCTGATGACGTCGAGACCGTTCGCGCGCTCGGCGTGCGAAGCGCTTTCGATTTCCGTGGGGTCGAGGAGCGCGCGGCCGGAATCTGCGTGGTCAGCGAGATCACGGTGCATTCGCTGCCGATCGAGCCGAGCGTCGTGGCTGCGCTGCGGACCGAACTCGCGAGGGGCACACTGACTGCACCGGTCGCGTTGGAACTCATGCGCGAATCCTACCGCAACTACGTTCGCCATCACACGAACAGCTTTCGCAACCTGTTCGGCCATCTCCTGGAAGATCGCGCGCCGCTGGTGATCCATTGCACGGCGGGCAAGGACCGCACCGGCTTTGCCAGTGCGCTGATCCTGCATGCGCTCGGCGTACCCGATGAAATCATTGCCGAGGACTACCTGCTCACCAACCGGCATTACAAGCGCGATGCGACGGCTGCCACCGACCTGCCGGAGGACGTCCGCAATGCCATCGGCAGCGTCGAGGCCTCGTATCTTGCCGCGGCCTTCGAGGCCATCGGCCGCGAATATGGCGATCTCGAAACCTATCTGCGCGACGGCCTCAAGCTCGGCGCGGC
- a CDS encoding MliC family protein has translation MGRHKAILLGITMLAAGLTGARQTEAQTFRTYRCADGTQFIAGFYDDDKRAFLQIDGEPVTLAKRLSVSGARYSGAGVTLKIPKVGPTTVKHLRRPVTACAVVEKPGI, from the coding sequence ATGGGCCGGCACAAGGCCATTCTTTTGGGGATCACCATGCTGGCGGCTGGATTGACCGGTGCGCGGCAGACTGAAGCACAGACGTTCCGGACCTATCGCTGCGCCGATGGTACGCAGTTCATCGCTGGGTTTTATGACGACGACAAGCGCGCGTTTCTCCAGATCGACGGTGAGCCGGTCACGCTGGCAAAGCGGCTGTCGGTTTCGGGCGCGCGCTACTCGGGGGCAGGGGTGACTCTGAAGATTCCCAAAGTCGGACCCACCACGGTGAAGCATCTGAGGCGACCGGTCACCGCCTGCGCGGTGGTCGAAAAGCCTGGGATCTAG
- a CDS encoding DUF2735 domain-containing protein: MMNNGLSQGSATIYQFPVGGRAALAGRRYGETRFSADHGSLPANVSICSDSWYHQDAVDDAKPKWDR, translated from the coding sequence ATGATGAACAATGGTCTGAGTCAGGGATCGGCAACGATCTACCAATTCCCGGTCGGGGGCCGCGCAGCTCTCGCCGGACGCCGCTATGGCGAGACCCGCTTTTCTGCCGATCACGGTTCGCTGCCCGCGAACGTCTCGATTTGCAGTGACAGCTGGTATCACCAGGACGCGGTCGACGACGCCAAGCCGAAATGGGATCGCTGA
- a CDS encoding glutamine synthetase beta-grasp domain-containing protein, with the protein MTKYKLEYIWLDGYTPTPNLRGKTQIKEFASFPTLEQLPLWGFDGSSTQQAEGHSSDCVLKPVAVFPDAARTNGVLVMCEVMMPDGKTPHASNKRATILDDSGAWFGFEQEYFFYKDGRPLGFPTAGYPAPQGPYYTGVGFSNVGDVARKIVEEHLDLCLAAGINHEGINAEVAKGQWEFQIFGKGSKKAADEMWMARYLMLRLTEKYGIDIEFHCKPLGDTDWNGSGMHANFSTEYMRTVGGKEYFEALMAAFDKNLMDHIAVYGPDNDKRLTGKHETAPWNKFSYGIADRGASIRVPHSFVNNGYKGYLEDRRPNSQGDPYQIASQILKTIASVPADKKAAA; encoded by the coding sequence ATGACCAAGTATAAGCTCGAGTACATCTGGCTCGACGGATATACGCCGACTCCGAACCTGCGCGGCAAAACTCAGATCAAGGAATTCGCGTCGTTCCCGACGCTCGAGCAGCTTCCGCTCTGGGGCTTCGATGGCTCCTCCACCCAGCAGGCCGAAGGCCACAGCTCCGATTGCGTGCTGAAGCCGGTTGCCGTCTTCCCGGACGCCGCGCGCACCAACGGTGTGCTCGTGATGTGCGAAGTCATGATGCCCGATGGCAAGACCCCGCACGCCTCCAACAAGCGCGCAACCATTCTCGACGATTCCGGCGCGTGGTTCGGCTTCGAGCAGGAATACTTCTTCTACAAGGACGGCCGTCCGCTCGGCTTCCCGACCGCTGGCTATCCGGCGCCGCAGGGCCCGTACTACACCGGCGTCGGCTTCTCGAACGTCGGCGACGTCGCCCGCAAGATCGTCGAAGAGCATCTCGACCTCTGCCTGGCCGCCGGCATCAACCATGAAGGCATCAACGCGGAAGTCGCGAAGGGCCAGTGGGAATTCCAGATCTTCGGCAAGGGCTCCAAGAAGGCCGCTGACGAAATGTGGATGGCCCGCTATTTGATGCTGCGCCTGACCGAGAAATACGGCATCGACATCGAATTCCACTGCAAGCCGCTCGGCGACACCGACTGGAACGGCTCCGGCATGCACGCCAACTTCTCGACCGAGTATATGCGTACGGTCGGCGGCAAGGAGTACTTCGAGGCGCTGATGGCCGCCTTCGACAAGAACCTGATGGACCACATCGCCGTCTACGGCCCGGACAACGACAAGCGTCTGACCGGCAAGCACGAGACCGCGCCGTGGAACAAGTTCAGCTACGGCATTGCCGACCGCGGTGCTTCGATCCGCGTGCCGCACTCCTTCGTCAACAACGGCTACAAGGGCTATCTGGAAGACCGCCGTCCGAACTCGCAGGGCGACCCATACCAGATCGCTTCGCAGATCCTGAAGACGATCGCGTCCGTGCCGGCCGACAAGAAGGCCGCGGCCTAA
- a CDS encoding GrlR family regulatory protein, producing the protein MFEGFYKVKFQLGDAVGRSVMHAGSGKMLGGNSAFAHIGTYEKTDSGVDVVINTVRHNPDPNYRAMAGTDDATLLAKGWADGDLYRFKGELKELPGIPFQSVMTPITADEVPIAGGVGEAGIADGLYSVHLRMLDGLDGGLTGVMLLNRGRILGGDASFYYLGSYTAANGRWKGQLLNQEHTPAKDDPIFGGHEVGIGFAGTYDSEQAVLEATALAGKRSLRLTASLKLMHRA; encoded by the coding sequence GTGTTTGAAGGCTTCTACAAGGTGAAATTTCAGCTCGGCGACGCCGTCGGCCGGAGCGTGATGCATGCCGGCAGCGGCAAGATGCTCGGCGGCAATTCGGCCTTCGCCCATATCGGCACCTACGAGAAGACCGACAGCGGCGTCGACGTCGTGATCAACACCGTCCGCCACAACCCCGATCCGAACTACCGCGCCATGGCAGGTACCGATGACGCCACCTTGCTCGCCAAGGGCTGGGCGGATGGCGACCTCTATCGCTTCAAGGGCGAGCTGAAGGAGCTGCCCGGCATTCCCTTCCAGTCGGTGATGACGCCGATCACGGCAGACGAGGTGCCGATCGCCGGTGGCGTCGGCGAAGCCGGCATCGCCGACGGCCTCTACTCGGTCCATTTGCGGATGCTCGATGGTCTCGACGGCGGCCTCACCGGCGTGATGCTGCTCAACCGGGGCCGCATCCTCGGCGGCGATGCGTCGTTCTACTATCTCGGCAGCTACACCGCCGCGAACGGGCGCTGGAAGGGCCAGCTTCTCAACCAGGAACACACGCCGGCCAAGGATGACCCGATCTTCGGCGGCCACGAGGTCGGCATCGGCTTCGCCGGCACGTACGATTCAGAGCAGGCGGTGCTGGAGGCGACCGCACTTGCCGGCAAGCGCAGCCTGCGCCTGACCGCCTCGCTCAAGCTGATGCATCGCGCCTGA
- a CDS encoding substrate-binding domain-containing protein: MENLRMLSTLGLMGAMRSLSSAYQAATGVRIDADFAPTLALLKRLREGEAADLVILTREGLDEMIAEGRVVAGSAADLARSYVGIAVRAGQAHPGIGSEAALRGTLLAARSVAYSRLGASGVYFAQLIVRMGIAAEINAKATVVEQGFTAERLVSGEADLAVQQISELKQVGGIEVVGPIPHELQTPAVFSAGRMAAAAHADAADRLLRYLASPETVPVLRQSGLEP; this comes from the coding sequence ATGGAAAACCTTCGCATGCTCTCGACGCTCGGCCTGATGGGGGCGATGCGCAGCCTGTCGTCCGCGTATCAAGCCGCAACCGGCGTCCGCATCGACGCCGATTTCGCGCCGACCCTCGCTTTGCTGAAGCGATTGCGCGAGGGCGAGGCCGCCGATCTCGTGATCCTCACGCGCGAAGGGCTGGACGAGATGATCGCGGAGGGCCGCGTGGTCGCCGGGAGCGCGGCCGATCTGGCGCGCTCCTATGTCGGCATTGCGGTGCGGGCAGGGCAGGCGCATCCCGGTATCGGAAGCGAGGCGGCGCTGCGCGGGACCCTGCTCGCAGCGCGATCCGTTGCCTATTCGCGGCTGGGTGCGAGCGGCGTCTACTTCGCCCAGCTGATCGTGCGGATGGGGATCGCAGCCGAGATCAACGCCAAGGCCACCGTCGTCGAGCAGGGTTTTACGGCCGAGCGTCTCGTCAGCGGCGAGGCCGACCTCGCCGTGCAGCAGATCAGCGAGCTGAAGCAGGTCGGCGGCATCGAGGTGGTCGGCCCGATCCCGCACGAGCTGCAGACACCGGCGGTGTTCTCCGCCGGCCGCATGGCGGCTGCGGCGCATGCTGACGCGGCGGACCGCCTGCTGCGCTATCTGGCATCGCCCGAGACCGTACCGGTCCTGCGTCAATCGGGGCTCGAGCCTTGA
- a CDS encoding tetratricopeptide repeat protein gives MRTCFLAIALVLAAPLAARAQSADLVLCDRVAADPSDPDKPGDVRGVAEIASSDVATAIRFCKQAAASSRRAMFALGRAYAANRQTAEAIAAWRKAADKGSSAAMVELGVAYGTGSGIARDEAQARKLFEKAAQSGNPRGVSNLAALGGAGGAGPADPAQARALLGKAAETNAEAQYQLGLMLSEGTGGAKDDGAARALFEKAAAQNHPGALERMGAFAQEGRGGPKDKDAAKAYYERAAALGDADAKAALERLRCPYAIKDKQGKLVTTLCF, from the coding sequence ATGCGGACCTGTTTCCTTGCCATCGCTCTCGTGCTTGCCGCGCCCCTGGCGGCGCGCGCGCAGTCGGCCGATCTCGTGTTGTGCGACCGGGTCGCGGCCGATCCCAGCGATCCCGACAAGCCGGGGGACGTGAGGGGCGTGGCCGAGATCGCATCCTCCGACGTCGCGACCGCGATCAGGTTCTGCAAGCAGGCCGCAGCATCGTCGCGCCGGGCGATGTTCGCGCTCGGCCGCGCCTATGCCGCCAACCGGCAGACGGCGGAGGCGATCGCCGCCTGGCGCAAAGCGGCCGACAAGGGATCGAGCGCTGCCATGGTCGAGCTCGGCGTTGCCTATGGCACCGGCTCCGGCATCGCCAGGGACGAGGCTCAGGCGCGAAAGCTGTTCGAGAAGGCGGCGCAATCAGGCAATCCCCGTGGCGTCAGCAACCTCGCCGCGCTCGGAGGCGCGGGCGGTGCTGGGCCGGCCGATCCGGCGCAGGCGCGCGCGCTGCTCGGCAAGGCCGCCGAGACCAATGCAGAGGCGCAGTACCAGCTCGGCCTGATGCTCTCCGAAGGCACGGGCGGTGCGAAGGACGATGGCGCGGCGCGTGCGCTGTTCGAGAAGGCGGCGGCGCAAAATCATCCCGGTGCGCTGGAGCGGATGGGGGCGTTCGCGCAAGAGGGCCGCGGCGGGCCGAAGGACAAGGATGCCGCCAAGGCCTATTACGAGCGCGCCGCCGCGCTCGGCGACGCGGACGCCAAGGCCGCGCTGGAGCGGCTGCGCTGCCCCTATGCGATCAAGGACAAGCAGGGCAAGCTGGTTACCACGCTGTGCTTCTGA
- a CDS encoding LGFP repeat-containing protein, with translation MTAKSRLPKRSFPAASFLIAAASVAYAFAVYGAIGDKYAKLGGDKGALGPAISDEAAAPNGGRFSAFKNGLIYWHPKIGAFAVQGAIAGKWDASGRANFGYPYTDETATADGRGRYNHFRAMHLPGNPEASIYWTPQTNAHALYGDIRKKWASIGWERSPLGYPISDEIPDGAFRRVNFEHGYIRWSSRGGAEVFTTSNAPTPSPGTFGSLLVNGIELQADVPGRGTVHVFASNTFLSANSICDLIRNPPSPQQSFDQFVKTIVGRANAALGNSPFKVRSDISGALSKNCRARADVATATDDAIGVTANLDGNRLSFHMTTPDANVLGTSVGLPGSVDPGFAVTFDISARTRVVVPKSVCGQFAVETINVTVGNARVEGTNPTGDIAVAVGKFVAYLAGIDFKKELAANRAVSFPGIAKTVEELNPKLCSGLARTARIDRDYKPGPGVLVLRATVAPPEKGPVVR, from the coding sequence ATGACAGCGAAGTCGCGTCTCCCGAAGCGATCGTTTCCGGCCGCATCGTTCCTGATCGCCGCGGCATCCGTCGCATACGCCTTCGCGGTCTACGGCGCCATCGGCGACAAATACGCCAAGCTAGGCGGCGACAAGGGTGCGCTGGGGCCGGCCATCAGCGATGAGGCCGCGGCGCCCAATGGCGGCCGGTTCAGCGCCTTCAAGAACGGCCTGATCTATTGGCACCCGAAGATCGGCGCGTTCGCCGTGCAGGGCGCCATCGCCGGCAAGTGGGACGCCTCCGGACGAGCCAATTTCGGCTATCCCTACACGGACGAGACGGCGACGGCGGACGGTCGCGGCCGCTACAACCATTTCCGCGCGATGCATCTACCCGGTAATCCCGAAGCCTCGATCTACTGGACTCCCCAGACAAACGCCCATGCGCTCTACGGCGACATTCGCAAGAAATGGGCATCCATTGGCTGGGAGCGCAGCCCGCTCGGCTACCCCATCAGCGACGAGATTCCAGACGGCGCATTCCGCCGGGTGAATTTCGAGCACGGCTACATCCGCTGGTCCAGCCGTGGTGGCGCCGAGGTGTTCACGACGAGCAATGCGCCGACGCCGAGCCCCGGCACGTTCGGCAGCCTGCTCGTCAACGGCATCGAACTGCAGGCCGATGTGCCCGGGCGCGGAACTGTTCACGTGTTCGCCAGCAATACCTTTCTGTCGGCCAATTCGATCTGCGACCTGATCCGAAATCCGCCGTCGCCGCAGCAGAGCTTCGATCAGTTCGTCAAAACGATCGTCGGGAGGGCCAATGCGGCCCTTGGCAACAGCCCCTTCAAGGTGAGATCGGACATCAGCGGCGCGTTGTCGAAGAACTGCCGCGCGCGTGCGGACGTCGCGACGGCAACCGATGACGCCATCGGCGTCACGGCGAATCTCGACGGCAATCGCCTGTCATTCCATATGACGACGCCCGATGCCAATGTGCTGGGTACCAGCGTCGGCCTCCCCGGCTCGGTGGATCCCGGTTTTGCCGTCACGTTCGATATCTCGGCCCGCACGCGGGTGGTCGTGCCCAAGAGCGTTTGTGGCCAGTTTGCGGTGGAAACGATCAACGTCACGGTCGGCAATGCGCGTGTCGAAGGCACCAATCCGACCGGGGACATTGCGGTGGCCGTCGGCAAGTTCGTCGCTTACCTCGCCGGCATCGACTTCAAGAAGGAACTGGCCGCGAATCGTGCCGTTTCGTTTCCCGGAATCGCCAAAACGGTTGAGGAGCTCAATCCGAAGCTCTGCAGCGGCTTGGCGCGCACCGCGCGGATCGATCGCGATTACAAGCCGGGTCCCGGCGTACTCGTGCTGCGCGCAACCGTGGCTCCGCCGGAAAAAGGTCCTGTGGTGCGATGA
- a CDS encoding PAN domain-containing protein: protein MRFIDRLLRSSVLLAMLTLFFGMSALTTSARADRPGTPNDIKLYWCPENNSKAPRICGGFHNTASERVIIEMELTKNGQPAKADKMGCGQADQSTASAVCWTRMIQEERFDRSKELRFDIRDLEFGTQYCVRFRARRTTDEMVSEQWSAWACAKTPVRPAGPPVAPQFKIDFTTDSHYCRKRDIIEITHLSFEEYSELQTTVSAATGPDSGVPGVTEQNAMYYKPHTAKKGMAPDCVEARLDNAWVYVEVCSYNVVGKSCSHKVASAAAKVVLDPPPPNQKAFKLTGAPRDPTFQPDVNLAGMDYRNQPMVGNNDPQACQAMCNAEDVCKAWTWVKPAVQGPYAVCWLKRAVPPRAWGMYTTSGVKAGGGATAPPPAQSPANANPPASVPSSANAQPANNPPAASGQSGILTGVDMPGKDYRRVDLNAGAAPAACQSLCDQEAPCKAWTWVKYNPQTAKPVCWLKNDIPLRVANPDVASGLKGSGSGSRPDFRRRVQ, encoded by the coding sequence ATGCGCTTCATCGATAGACTGCTTCGATCTTCCGTGTTGCTGGCAATGCTTACCCTGTTCTTTGGCATGTCCGCACTGACAACATCCGCGCGCGCGGATCGGCCGGGTACGCCGAACGACATCAAGCTGTATTGGTGTCCTGAAAACAATTCAAAAGCCCCGAGAATTTGCGGAGGATTTCACAACACTGCCTCTGAGCGCGTGATCATCGAGATGGAGCTCACGAAAAACGGCCAGCCGGCCAAGGCCGACAAAATGGGATGCGGACAGGCCGATCAATCGACGGCTTCCGCCGTGTGCTGGACCCGGATGATCCAGGAAGAACGCTTCGACCGCTCGAAAGAACTTCGCTTTGACATCCGCGATCTGGAATTCGGTACGCAATACTGCGTCCGGTTCAGGGCGCGGCGCACGACGGACGAGATGGTGTCGGAGCAATGGTCGGCGTGGGCGTGCGCCAAGACGCCCGTTCGGCCGGCAGGGCCGCCCGTAGCCCCGCAGTTCAAGATCGACTTCACCACTGACAGCCACTACTGCCGGAAGCGGGACATCATCGAAATAACCCATCTGAGCTTCGAAGAGTACAGCGAACTGCAGACGACCGTCAGTGCCGCCACCGGGCCGGACAGCGGCGTGCCGGGCGTCACCGAGCAGAATGCGATGTACTACAAGCCACACACCGCCAAGAAGGGAATGGCGCCTGACTGTGTCGAAGCACGACTGGATAATGCCTGGGTGTATGTCGAGGTGTGCTCGTACAACGTTGTCGGCAAGTCGTGCTCGCACAAGGTCGCATCGGCCGCTGCGAAGGTCGTGCTCGATCCGCCGCCGCCGAACCAGAAAGCCTTCAAGCTCACCGGCGCTCCGCGCGATCCAACCTTCCAGCCCGATGTCAATCTGGCCGGAATGGACTATCGCAACCAGCCGATGGTCGGCAACAATGATCCGCAGGCCTGCCAGGCGATGTGCAACGCCGAGGACGTGTGCAAGGCATGGACCTGGGTCAAGCCGGCCGTGCAGGGGCCATATGCGGTTTGCTGGCTGAAGCGGGCCGTGCCGCCGCGCGCCTGGGGCATGTATACGACGTCGGGCGTCAAAGCCGGCGGCGGCGCAACCGCCCCGCCCCCCGCACAATCGCCAGCGAATGCCAATCCGCCGGCGAGCGTTCCTTCCTCAGCCAACGCTCAGCCGGCAAACAACCCGCCTGCGGCGAGCGGCCAAAGCGGCATCCTGACCGGCGTCGACATGCCGGGCAAGGACTACCGCAGAGTGGATCTCAATGCGGGGGCGGCGCCGGCCGCGTGCCAAAGCCTCTGCGATCAGGAAGCGCCGTGCAAGGCGTGGACGTGGGTGAAATACAATCCGCAGACGGCAAAGCCGGTGTGCTGGCTGAAAAACGATATTCCGCTGCGCGTGGCCAACCCTGACGTCGCGTCAGGCCTGAAGGGCTCTGGCTCTGGCTCACGCCCTGACTTCCGGCGGCGCGTCCAATGA
- a CDS encoding PAN domain-containing protein — protein sequence MVILIWPSYATMTEIKGGPGGGAYNLTCPAGQFLVGLHARAGGWVDAVGIICAPYAGANRVGDINRDPRMTGGKGGGPQEAYCPPGEPLTGIGLAHTRGNGLDRQFVNTIDVFCPSTDMNQITKRCISSGEGCGSIPPKRAGDIVTRVFDYKYDQLMCPPEERATGIQGASGSAVDSMGLICGPMKASAPAPAPAPVSGFNSSFEPGIDLPGSDYRNVAMNDNYPSTCRDLCQKEDRCKSWTWVKAGLQGKKPMCWLKTAIPGALKNSDTVSGVKPVGRVIVH from the coding sequence ATGGTCATACTTATCTGGCCCAGCTACGCCACCATGACCGAGATCAAGGGCGGTCCCGGCGGCGGTGCGTACAATCTGACCTGTCCCGCAGGCCAATTCCTTGTCGGCCTCCATGCACGCGCCGGCGGTTGGGTCGACGCGGTCGGCATCATCTGCGCGCCCTACGCAGGAGCAAATCGCGTCGGCGATATCAATCGTGATCCGCGCATGACCGGCGGCAAGGGCGGCGGGCCTCAGGAAGCCTATTGCCCGCCAGGCGAGCCGTTGACGGGGATTGGTCTCGCACATACGCGCGGCAATGGGCTCGATCGCCAGTTCGTCAATACGATCGACGTCTTTTGTCCGAGCACGGACATGAACCAGATCACCAAGCGGTGCATCTCCAGCGGCGAAGGCTGCGGCTCCATTCCGCCCAAACGCGCGGGCGACATCGTCACGCGCGTCTTCGACTACAAATACGATCAGTTGATGTGCCCTCCCGAAGAGCGCGCGACCGGGATTCAAGGCGCGTCGGGCAGCGCGGTCGACTCGATGGGCCTGATCTGCGGTCCGATGAAGGCCTCAGCCCCCGCTCCAGCGCCGGCCCCCGTCAGCGGCTTCAATTCGTCATTCGAACCCGGGATCGACCTGCCCGGCAGCGACTATCGCAACGTCGCGATGAACGACAACTATCCCAGCACCTGCCGCGACCTCTGCCAGAAGGAGGATCGCTGCAAGTCATGGACCTGGGTCAAGGCGGGCCTTCAAGGCAAGAAGCCGATGTGCTGGCTGAAAACCGCGATCCCCGGGGCGCTCAAGAACTCCGACACCGTCTCCGGCGTCAAGCCGGTCGGACGCGTCATCGTTCACTGA